GGATAAACGCTTCCTCAAGGTGGGGCATGAGAATTTACTGGAGCGACAGATCAGCCTGTTAAAACAGCATTTTCATGAGATCATCATTTCTGCCAACGATCCAGACAAACTGGCCTACCTAAACTTACCTGTCATTAAAGATGGCCACCCCGGGAATGGTCCTTTGGAAGGTTTAACCACAGCCCTGGCGGCTACCCATACTGACTATAGTTTTGTAGTCGCTGTGGACATTCCCAACATTGATATGAAGCTGGTAGAGAAGATGCGCAGTCATCTGGATCATGTTTCAGCTGTGATACCCGTCTGTATTGACGGGCGGGAGGAGCCTTTATTCGCATTTTACAGCAAGAATTGTATCCCTATTTTCAGGGCGGCTTTGGAAAAGGGTGAATTAGCGATCCACAAGGCTTTAAATCGTTGTCCAGTCTATCATTTTCCGATGCGCGGCGAACGGCCCCTGGCCAATTTAAATCGGCCAGAAGATTATGAGGATTATCTCAAGGACAACTGATCGCCGTAATTCTTATCAGGCTTTACCCATATAATAATAGATGTAACCCACCTGAATTGTAAGTAGGAATAAGCTTGTATTTCAACTCCGAATCGATTACAATTTAATCCAACCCAACCCCCAAATAGTGTTCACGGCAAACCGGTTTGTTTATCCTGAATGACGTTATGAATTTGTCTGTTACCTGATTCCGGATTAAACTGTGAACGCAGAAAAAGCAAAAAGGCAATTAGCATTATGAAAGCAAAGATCACTCAGATCAAGAATTTCAAGAAGAATACTCACATCCAGGGATTTTTCCTGGTAAGGGAAAAACATTTACGAAGCACCCGA
The sequence above is drawn from the Candidatus Neomarinimicrobiota bacterium genome and encodes:
- a CDS encoding molybdenum cofactor guanylyltransferase; protein product: MKTSPCNSCTAIILAGGSAKRMGEDKRFLKVGHENLLERQISLLKQHFHEIIISANDPDKLAYLNLPVIKDGHPGNGPLEGLTTALAATHTDYSFVVAVDIPNIDMKLVEKMRSHLDHVSAVIPVCIDGREEPLFAFYSKNCIPIFRAALEKGELAIHKALNRCPVYHFPMRGERPLANLNRPEDYEDYLKDN